A genomic segment from Diospyros lotus cultivar Yz01 chromosome 5, ASM1463336v1, whole genome shotgun sequence encodes:
- the LOC127802321 gene encoding uncharacterized protein At5g41620-like produces MEREEKVREREGKKQEFMGIKLKRGVLVGKRGGTSTPSPTWRFGFVQPQPAASASLRQEFTFPTTNAPNLSARKLGANLWELLPQLKAVRMSKSGAARLPYRRPHHHHHRDKDFQLPVQLDDEPPDSPHEEPASASSLKRHVVASLIQHHRLLDRAGHALQPVSPASYSSSMEVAPYNPAVTPSSSLDFKGRVGDSSFNLKTSTELLKVLNRIWSLEEQHASNMSLVNALKRELDHSRARIKELQREKQVNRQEIDDFMKQVAEDKIARKNKEQDRIKAAVQSVRDELEDERKLRKHSESLHRKLAKELCDMKTSFYNALKELEREKRARILLEDLCDEFAKGIRDYEQEVRSLKHKPEKDRAQMESPDRLILHLSEAWLDERMQMKLADQFDPAEKDTIVDKLSLEIETFLRAKHSGSSIKRNDLSSKKPMESNLHRQSLESFHLNEAVSAPHNAEDEEGSTSGDSNCFEIKRASSGKQSNGSSKQHEDDASESHLKEKVKAKPTKKKVRSREIVKGQPGLQMQFEQQMAGAASSNGNRAKLVIDEQVEIGAEDQVEAKDAQKLEKHEAAKGEAAKGGTREKKNKRVGNPRLNPNHMLNNLIRNHSLSLEGAKLHSENNFTEGSDSHLALPGHASPVQPWMSRLTNPDIEASSDQASSRWPQGLKENTLKAKLLEARLEGQRSHTKASRGSS; encoded by the exons atggagagagaagaaaaagtaagagagagagaggggaaaaaGCAGGAATTCATGGGGATAAAGTTGAAACGCGGAGTGTTGGTGGGGAAAAGAGGGGGAACTAGCACTCCTTCACCCACATGGAGATTTGGGTTTGTTCAACCTCAACCTGCTGCTTCTGCTTCTCTTAGGCAAGAATTCACATTTCCCACCACCAACGCCCCCAATCTCTCTGCTAGGAAGCTCGGTGCCAACCTCTGGGAGCTTCTGCCCCAGCTGAAGGCGGTTAGGATGAGCAAGAGTGGCGCCGCCAGGCTGCCCTATCGCCgcccccaccaccaccaccacaggGACAAGGATTTTCAGCTTCCCGTCCAACTGGATGATGAGCCTCCTGATAGTCCCCATGAAGAG CCAGCAAGTGCTAGTAGTTTGAAAAGACATGTTGTGGCATCACTAATTCAACACCATCGATTACTTGACAGAGCTGGTCATGCCCTACAACCTGTTTCTCCTGCAAGTTATAGTAGCTCAATGGAG GTGGCACCTTATAATCCTGCAGTCACCCCAAGTAGTTCTTTGGACTTTAAGGGTCGGGTTGGGGACTCAAGTTTCAATCTTAAAACATCCACAGAGTTACTTAAAGTACTAAATCGCATATGGAGTCTTGAAGAACAGCATGCATCCAATATGTCATTGGTGAATGCATTAAAACGGGAACTGGATCATAGCCGGGCACGAATCAAAGAGCTACAGCGAGAGAAGCAAGTAAACCGGCAGGAAATCGATGACTTCATGAAGCAAGTTGCGGAGGATAAAATTGCTAGAAAGAACAAGGAGCAAGATCGGATAAAAGCTGCAGTTCAGTCAGTGAGGGATGAGCTAGAAGATGAGAGGAAATTAAGAAAACATTCAGAAAGCCTTCACAGGAAGCTGGCCAAAGAGCTCTGTGACATGAAAACATCATTCTATAATGCTTTGAAGGAActtgaaagagagaaaagagcaCGAATTTTGCTGGAGGATTTGTGTGATGAATTTGCCAAGGGAATACGAGATTATGAACAAGAGGTGCGGTCCTTGAAACACAAACCTGAAAAGGATCGTGCTCAAATGGAGAGCCCTGATCGATTAATTCTCCATCTTTCTGAAGCATGGTTAGATGAACGTATGCAAATGAAGCTTGCTGATCAATTCGATCCTGCAGAAAAGGATACAATTGTAGACAAGTTAAGCCTTGAAATTGAAACCTTTCTTCGCGCTAAACATTCTGGCAGTTCTATTAAGAGAAATGACTTATCCTCCAAAAAGCCAATGGAAAGTAACTTGCACAGGCAATCCTTGGAGTCCTTTCACTTGAATGAGGCTGTAAGTGCTCCCCATAATGCTGAGGATGAGGAGGGTTCTACTAGTGGTGAttcaaattgttttgaaataaagagGGCTTCAAGCGGAAAGCAAAGCAATGGCAGCTCCAAACAACACGAGGATGATGCCTCAGAAAGTCATCTTAAAGAAAAAGTCAAAGCAAAACCTACAAAGAAAAAGGTCCGATCACGAGAAATTGTCAAGGGCCAACCCGGCTTGCAAATGCAATTTGAACAACAGATGGCCGGGGCTGCGTCATCTAATGGAAACAGGGCCAAGCTTGTGATTGATGAACAGGTGGAAATTGGAGCAGAGGATCAAGTTGAGGCAAAGGATGCCCAGAAGCTTGAAAAACACGAGGCCGCAAAAGGAGAGGCCGCAAAAGGAGGTACCCGTGAAAAAAAGAACAAACGTGTTGGGAACCCTAGACTGAACCCTAATCATATGCTGAATAACTTAATTAGAAACCATTCCTTGTCATTGGAAGGGGCTAAACTTCATTCAGAGAATAACTTCACAGAAGGCTCCGATAGTCATTTGGCACTTCCAGGTCATGCAAGTCCGGTACAACCATGGATGTCAAGATTGACAAACCCCGACATTGAAGCTTCTTCAGATCAAGCTTCTTCTAGATGGCCCCAAGGCTTGAAAGAGAACACCTTGAAGGCAAAGCTACTTGAAGCGAGGTTGGAGGGCCAGCGTTCTCACACGAAGGCATCCAGAGGTTCTTCCTAG